A genomic segment from Torulaspora delbrueckii CBS 1146 chromosome 3, complete genome encodes:
- the RNH201 gene encoding ribonuclease H2 catalytic subunit RNH201 (similar to Saccharomyces cerevisiae RNH201 (YNL072W); ancestral locus Anc_2.224), which translates to MSDLPPTVQQTLGSIHTRSFYSAIPQEVTESSSVILGVDEAGRGPVMGPMVYGISFCTREYQDTVLIPKYAFDDSKKLTDPVRRDLFSKIYNNEITGVGYATTCITPVDISGGMFRFPPSKNYNLNEQAHDVTMKLIQGVLDRGVKLDHVYVDTVGQPASYQKKLEQRFPSVKFTVAKKADSLYCVVSVASVVAKVTRDIIVDLSRRNPEEIIGSGYPSDPKTTAWLRSNQSPLFGWPHEMVRFSWQTCQTLMDNESTGSARVEWEEQFISSKKNMAQQWAARSSPNDEAIITMDNWFN; encoded by the coding sequence ATGTCTGATCTACCGCCAACTGTCCAGCAAACTCTAGGTTCAATCCATACGCGATCATTCTACTCTGCAATTCCTCAGGAAGTTACAGAATCCTCGTCGGTGATACTTGGCGTCGATGAGGCTGGGCGTGGTCCAGTAATGGGTCCCATGGTTTATGGTATTAGCTTCTGTACTCGTGAGTACCAGGATACTGTTCTGATTCCTAAATATGCTTTCGAtgattccaagaaattgaccGACCCAGTTCGTCGCGATCTCTTCAGCAAGATCTACAATAATGAGATTACAGGTGTCGGCTATGCGACAACTTGTATCACACCAGTGGATATCTCTGGCGGTATGTTCCGTTTCCCGCCTTCCAAAAACTACAATCTGAATGAACAAGCGCACGATGTGACAATGAAGCTGATCCAGGGCGTTTTGGACAGAGGTGTCAAGCTGGATCACGTCTACGTGGATACCGTGGGACAACCAGCATCGTATCAGAAGAAACTTGAGCAAAGATTTCCAAGCGTCAAGTTCACAGTAGCGAAAAAGGCAGATTCCCTATACTGTGTGGTAAGTGTAGCGAGTGTGGTAGCCAAAGTGACAAGAGATATCATCGTTGACCTTTCGAGAAGAAATCCCGAAGAGATCATCGGTTCAGGTTATCCATCGGACCCAAAGACAACGGCATGGCTGCGTAGCAATCAATCACCTTTATTTGGATGGCCCCATGAAATGGTAAGGTTCTCCTGGCAAACCTGCCAGACCCTAATGGATAACGAGTCTACGGGAAGCGCACGCGTCGAGTGGGAAGAACAGTTTATCAGCTCCAAGAAAAACATGGCACAGCAATGGGCCGCTCGCTCATCGCCCAACGACGAAGCCATCATAACCATGGATAACTggttcaattga
- the RPL16B gene encoding 60S ribosomal protein uL13 (similar to Saccharomyces cerevisiae RPL16A (YIL133C) and RPL16B (YNL069C); ancestral locus Anc_2.228), whose translation MSTFEPVVVIDGKGHLLGRLASTVAKQLLNGQKIVVVRAEALNISGEFFRNKLKYHDYLRKATAFNKNRGPFHFRAPSRIFYKAVRGMVAHKTARGKAAMERLKVFEGVPPPYDKKKRVVVPQALRVLRLKPGRKYTTLSKLSSSVGWKYEDIVAKLEEKRKVRSAEYYAKKKAFNRKVTAATAASAESEAAKKLATFGY comes from the exons ATGTCTACTTTCGAACCAGTTGTTGTTATTGATG GTAAGGGCCACTTGTTGGGTCGTTTGGCTTCCACTGTTGCTAAGCAACTATTGAACGGTCAAAAGATCGTTGTTGTTAGAGCCGAAGCTTTGAACATCTCTGGTGAATTCTTCAGAAACAAGTTGAAGTACCACGATTACTTGAGAAAGGCTACTGCTTTCAACAAAAACCGTGGTCCATTCCACTTCAGAGCCCCATCTAGAATCTTCTACAAGGCTGTCCGTGGTATGGTTGCTCACAAGACTGCTCGTGGTAAGGCTGCCATGGAACGTTTGAAGGTCTTTGAAGGTGTCCCACCTCCATacgacaagaagaagagagttGTCGTTCCACAAGCTTTGAGAGTTTTGAGATTGAAGCCAGGTAGAAAGTACACTACTTTGAGTAAGTTGTCCTCCTCTGTCGGCTGGAAATACGAAGACATCGTCGCTaagttggaagaaaagagaaaggTCAGATCTGCTGAATACTacgccaagaagaaggctttcAACAGAAAGGTCACTGCTGCCACTGCTGCTTCTGCTGAATCTGAAGCTGCTAAGAAATTGGCTACCTTCGGTTACTAA
- the MSK1 gene encoding lysine--tRNA ligase MSK1 (similar to Saccharomyces cerevisiae MSK1 (YNL073W); ancestral locus Anc_2.223), which yields MLRRLLVRCHHTVIDASRLEFTQRNNVIEKNLGQFYPSLSALPLSKNPVSIQQFLAKYSHVDADDPESSCSVNGRIKNIRFSGKKICFVDLYDNCGEKSLQLIINFKKVDSDDQESFESDLRFLKIGDYVEGIGYPGVSQRQKTLSLKCTQLPRILSCAQMPLPPRLSDSSKINQNRVVDYQVNGVQTLVLRHSIIRSIRKFLDNSQFVEVETPILSSQSNGAAAEPFTTRSTALPEGSNRLELRVAPELWLKRLVVGGLDKVYEIGKVFRNEGVDAVHNPEFTTLEFYKSFTSMEQLIALSEQLLKSILLDLRPLHSNEIIEALIAELQQTEWKFNRVEFIPTLSQELNFDLTTIDLNDPSALYAILPKDLGLPPNLSPQQILNKLASIYIEERYCNSLLPTLIYHHPAVMSPLAKTHPQDPTVTKRFEIFIRGREYINAYEEENCPQLQLAKFQQQNMANQLYKDKESLSVDQKYVDAMKWGMPPVGGFGLGIDRLCMLLLNKDRLEEVLSFGCLDDVNRQ from the coding sequence ATGTTGCGTCGGTTGCTAGTTCGTTGTCATCATACGGTTATTGATGCCAGTAGGCTTGAGTTTACTCAGAGGAATAATGTTATAGAGAAGAATTTGGGTCAATTTTATCCATCTCTTTCGGCGCTTCCTTTATCGAAGAATCCAGTCTCGATCCAACAATTTCTAGCCAAATATTCTCATGTGGATGCAGATGATCCCGAATCGAGCTGTAGTGTCAATGGTAGAATTAAGAATATCCGGTTCTCGGGTAAGAAGATTTGTTTCGTTGATCTTTATGATAATtgtggtgaaaaatcactACAACTGATCATTAATTTTAAAAAAGTGGACTCTGATGATCAGGAATCGTTCGAATCTGATCTTCGTTTTCTCAAGATTGGTGACTATGTTGAGGGTATAGGGTATCCTGGGGTTTCTCAGCGACAAAAGACTCTTTCGCTAAAGTGTACTCAGCTGCCGCGTATTTTGTCATGTGCTCAAATGCCTCTGCCGCCCAGACTAAGCGATTCATCCAAGATCAACCAAAATCGGGTTGTCGATTATCAAGTGAACGGTGTGCAAACATTGGTTCTACGGCACAGTATTATCCGTTCGATTCGTAAATTTCTCGACAACAGCCAGTTTGTGGAAGTTGAGACTCCTATCTTGTCATCGCAGAGTAATGGAGCTGCTGCAGAGCCTTTCACAACGCGCTCTACCGCTCTGCCCGAGGGTTCCAATCGTTTGGAGCTCAGAGTCGCCCCGGAACTGTGGTTGAAACGGCTGGTTGTTGGTGGACTTGATAAAGTCTATGAAATTGGTAAAGTGTTTCGTAATGAGGGTGTCGATGCAGTGCACAACCCTGAATTTACCACACTGGAATTTTATAAGAGCTTTACTTCCATGGAACAACTGATCGCGTTGTCAGAACAATTATTAAAGAGTATTCTTCTCGATCTGCGTCCACTGCACTCTAACGAAATCATCGAAGCGCTGATCGCAGAATTACAGCAAACCGAGTGGAAATTTAATAGAGTCGAGTTCATACCGACGTTATCGCAAGAACTCAACTTCGATTTGACAACCATAGATCTCAACGATCCAAGTGCCCTTTATGCGATCTTGCCAAAGGACTTGGGGTTACCACCAAATCTGTCACCACAGCAAATCCTCAATAAACTGGCATCCATTTACATCGAAGAGCGTTATTGTAACTCTTTGCTGCCAACTTTGATTTACCACCACCCAGCGGTAATGTCACCTTTGGCTAAAACTCATCCTCAGGATCCTACTGTTACGAAAAGATTCGAGATATTTATCCGAGGCAGGGAGTATATAAACGCGtacgaggaagaaaactGCCCACAGTTGCAGTTGGCGAAGTTCCAACAACAAAACATGGCTAATCAGCTTTATAAGGACAAAGAATCTCTCAGCGTCGATCAAAAGTACGTAGACGCTATGAAATGGGGAATGCCACCGGTAGGTGGATTCGGTCTCGGTATTGATAGACTGTGCATGTTGCTACTCAATAAAGACCGCTTAGAAGAGGTTCTTTCCTTCGGTTGCCTCGATGATGTAAATAGACAATGA
- the LAT1 gene encoding dihydrolipoyllysine-residue acetyltransferase (similar to Saccharomyces cerevisiae LAT1 (YNL071W); ancestral locus Anc_2.225) encodes MSSLLRAIPRVTRASLVSTVRNQFQLRCYASYPPHTIIGMPALSPTMTQGSLAVWVKKEGDQLSPGEVIAEVETDKAQMDFEFQEEGYLAKILVPEGTKDIPVNKPIAVYVEEQSDVAAFKDFKVEESSSKPTSEPVEKKETKEEKPTKSAAPEKKASKSSAPTDRIFASPLAKTIALEKGIALKKVTGTGPHGRITKADVEAFLQKAPGATAGAGTTAPAATASYEDVEISNMRGIIGKRLLESTQSIPSFLVSSDISVAKLLKLRKSLNASANGQYKLSINDILIKAISVAARRVPEANAYWLAEEGVIRKFKNVDVSVAVATPSGLLTPIVKNAEAKGLSSISSEVKELVSRAKINKLTPEEFQGGTICISNLGMNNAVSFFTAIINPPQSTILAIGTLKRVAIEDAGAENGISFDDKMTITGSFDHRTIDGARAGEFMKELKAVIENPLELLL; translated from the coding sequence ATGTCTTCCTTACTGAGAGCTATCCCAAGAGTTACCAGAGCTTCACTGGTGTCTACTGTGAGAAATCAATTCCAATTAAGATGTTATGCTTCCTACCCTCCACATACCATTATTGGTATGCCAGCTTTGTCACCAACTATGACGCAAGGTAGCTTGGCTGTCTGGGTCAAGAAGGAGGGTGACCAGCTGAGCCCTGGTGAAGTGATCGCTGAGGTGGAGACTGATAAGGCTCAGATGGATTTCGAATTCCAAGAGGAAGGATATTTGGCCAAGATTTTAGTTCCAGAAGGTACCAAAGATATTCCTGTGAACAAGCCTATTGCCGTCTACGTTGAAGAACAGTCCGATGTTGCCGctttcaaggatttcaaagTCGAAGAATCCTCTTCTAAACCTACTTCAGAACCAgtggagaagaaggagactaaggaagagaaaccaaCCAAGTCGGCTGCTCCAGAGAAGAAGGCCAGTAAGTCTTCTGCTCCTACCGACAGAATCTTTGCATCTCCTTTGGCCAAGACTATCGCTTTGGAGAAAGGTattgctttgaagaaagtcacTGGTACTGGGCCTCATGGTAGAATCACCAAGGCTGACGTCGAAGCTTTCTTGCAGAAGGCACCTGGTGCTACTGCAGGTGCAGGTACTACTGCTCCAGCTGCTACTGCAAGTTACGAGGATGTCGAAATCTCTAATATGAGAGGTATCATCGGTAAGCGTCTATTAGAATCTACCCAAAGTATTCCATCGTTCCTAGTTTCTTCTGATATCTCTGTCGccaaattgttgaaattgagaaagtcCTTGAACGCATCTGCAAATGGTCAATACAAATTATCGATCAACGATATCCTAATTAAGGCTATCTCCGTTGCCGCTAGAAGAGTCCCAGAAGCCAATGCTTACTGGTTGGCAGAAGAAGGTGTCATTAGAAAATTTAAGAACGTCGATGTTTCCGTGGCTGTCGCTACTCCAAGCGGCCTATTGACTCCAATTGTCAAGAACGCCGAGGCTAAGGGTTTGTCCTCGATTTCTTCTGAGGTTAAGGAACTTGTTTCCCGTGCCAAGATAAACAAATTGACTCCAGAGGAGTTCCAAGGAGGTACCATCTGTATCTCCAACTTGGGTATGAACAACGctgtctctttcttcaccgCCATCATCAATCCTCCACAATCCACAATCTTGGCTATCGGTACCCTAAAGAGGGTAGCAATTGAAGACGCCGGTGCTGAAAATGGTATCTCGTTCGATGACAAGATGACTATCACCGGCTCTTTCGATCACAGAACCATCGATGGTGCAAGAGCCGGTGAATtcatgaaagaattgaaggcCGTTATCGAGAATCCACTAGAGTTGCTATTGTAA
- the FLX1 gene encoding flavin adenine dinucleotide transporter FLX1 (similar to Saccharomyces cerevisiae FLX1 (YIL134W); ancestral locus Anc_2.227), which produces MAFDLTPLQKEVIAGLATGSITTLVVHPLDLVKIRLQLLATNANNLGYSYVIGSILKGGQGKSLQIVKEAYRGLGINWFGNATAWALYFGLYRVSKDLAYRLYTPGAEAGQDELRKDAKLTPLMYLSSGAISGALTSILTNPIWVIKTRIMSTNSREKSSYKSTLDGIQKLLREEGARGLWRGLIPSLFGVSQGAIYFMMYDTLKHRFSSLRHYEGKVNQDKNLKITETFVISSISKVVSVTAVYPFQLLKSNLQSFEAQRKQYTFSKLIRSIFEAEGTMGFYKGLSANLLRAIPSTCITFCIYENLKNCI; this is translated from the coding sequence ATGGCCTTTGATCTAACTCCTTTACAGAAGGAAGTTATTGCAGGTTTAGCAACTGGTTCAATAACAACGTTGGTGGTCCACCCATTAGACCTGGTTAAGATCAGACTACAACTACTAGCTACAAATGCGAATAATCTGGGCTACAGTTATGTTATAGGTTCCATATTGAAAGGAGGACAGGGGAAGAGTCTACAGATAGTTAAAGAAGCGTACCGTGGTTTAGGGATCAATTGGTTTGGTAATGCAACGGCTTGGGCACTTTATTTTGGACTTTACAGAGTGAGCAAGGACTTAGCATACAGACTTTATACGCCAGGAGCCGAGGCAGGTCAGGATGAATTGAGGAAAGATGCCAAATTGACGCCCTTGATGTATTTATCCTCAGGTGCCATCAGTGGGGCACTAACTTCCATTCTTACCAATCCTATATGGGTTATAAAGACAAGAATAATGTCCACAAATAGTCGTGAGAAAAGTTCATATAAATCAACCTTAGATGGTATTCAGAAGTTACTACGAGAAGAAGGAGCTCGTGGACTATGGAGAGGGCTGATACCGTCTTTATTCGGAGTTTCTCAAGGTGCAATATATTTTATGATGTATGACACTTTGAAGCACCGATTCAGCTCGCTAAGACATTATGAGGGAAAGGTTAATCAAGataagaatttgaaaattacAGAAACATTTGTTATTTCATCGATAAGTAAAGTTGTTTCTGTAACAGCTGTTTATCCATTTCAATTATTGAAATCtaatttacaaagtttTGAGGCTCAACGGAAACAGTACACTTTCTCGAAACTAATACGATCTATATTCGAAGCTGAAGGTACAATGGGATTTTACAAAGGTTTATCAGCAAACCTCTTACGTGCAATACCTTCTACTTGCATAACGTTTTGTATATACGAGAATCTGAAAAACTGCATATAA
- the TOM7 gene encoding Tom7p (similar to Saccharomyces cerevisiae TOM7 (YNL070W); ancestral locus Anc_2.226), giving the protein MALFPSFILSDESKERISKIVNMTHTVAHYGWIPFILYLGWAHTANRPNVLNLLSPLPSV; this is encoded by the coding sequence ATGGCGCTATTCCCATCCTTCATTCTAAGTGACGAATCTAAAGAACGTATCTCCAAGATCGTCAACATGACTCACACAGTGGCCCACTACGGTTGGATTCCTTTCATTCTTTACCTTGGTTGGGCACATACCGCAAACAGGCCTAACGTGCTGAATTTGCTATCCCCACTACCAAGTGTTTAA
- the CSM2 gene encoding Csm2p (similar to Saccharomyces cerevisiae CSM2 (YIL132C); ancestral locus Anc_2.229) has protein sequence MDNTDYSELKLLSIWQSPPQKNLAKFVRQIIGSLNNRTLYYIDATNSFPLQEFQKIIAVEQKEVYDRIRIITCLDLSELSKTLNQVVQVLNIDKIQQQQRRKEKDGENTNVEILLILNGLEIMFRNTQMECSPSESHLLLKDLLLKLRTIANNCEVGEPMLRTVLTFPKEELLKFNSSNSQSHGNKRLKSTITNANTLAEYVAKFYADEIK, from the coding sequence ATGGACAATACCGATTACTCTGAGTTgaaacttctttcaatatgGCAGTCGCCTCCGCAGAAGAATCTGGCTAAATTTGTGCGCCAGATTATCGGCTCGTTGAACAATCGCACATTGTACTACATTGATGCAACTAATTCCTTTCCCTTACAGGAGTTCCAAAAGATTATAGCTGTTGAGCAAAAAGAAGTCTACGATCGTATACGAATAATCACCTGTCTTGATCTTTCGGAACTATCAAAGACCCTCAACCAAGTGGTACAAGTCCTCAATATTGATAAGattcaacagcagcaacgGCGAAAAGAAAAAGACGGTGAGAACACAAATGTTGAGATACTCCTGATTCTAAATGGCTTAGAAATCATGTTTCGAAACACACAGATGGAATGCTCGCCAAGTGAATCGCATCTTTTATTAAAAGACTTGTTACTCAAACTGAGAACTATAGCCAACAATTGCGAAGTAGGCGAACCCATGTTAAGGACAGTCCTAACATTTCCTaaagaagaacttttaAAGTTCAATTCCTCAAATTCACAGTCTCATGGCAACAAACGCCTCAAGAGCACTATCACGAACGCCAACACGTTGGCTGAATATGTAGCCAAGTTCTATGCTGATGAAATAAAGTAA
- the TDEL0C04470 gene encoding forkhead family transcription factor FKH1 (similar to Saccharomyces cerevisiae FKH1 (YIL131C) and FKH2 (YNL068C); ancestral locus Anc_2.230) yields the protein MSHKDMTDSGVSHNTDHVNAINVNAYSPQQHQGLINAVISVLQTPEQLTMVSKQYSNERNLATEVQAYAKISGRDWTYYVKGLEISIGRNTDSVASLANVDTKNGPSPIDIDLGPAKVVSRKHAVIKFNMQHGGWELLVLGRNGAKVNFKRVQVGPAAPPVLLSSGTILDVGGTQMMFILPEQEPFVSQTCVNHLIPKLVSRYGTNLENHYSRNDVNALLYDILKESDYVKRQPPPPQQQPQHQIRTFKMYGNGGTHNREYNQGMQIDAPRYINGEANLPAAGGFLHSGAANDAINQANSNPSYPSSNASVSQMGFPQSLDFASDLSRDENRNVKPPHSYATMITQAILSTKEGVISLADIYKYISSNYAYYRFAKTGWQNSIRHNLSLNKAFDKVPRRPNEPGKGMKWKISDDYQRDFLNKWNAGKIGKVRRGSSVARQLQLHLSKYNSLPSQVEYTPEHTVIKQQNMQQNMPQTAKIITHADHEQSQHQWHSQMESALSVSPEAPSPIPSRQNIQHSSQQQDQQQQPPFRPSHLMPPPNSGPRVNQNPTNNALVSFNNASSSTVPGTSSGGSFSSAARKITPIITNTSSAPQASPTHGTLLRSPTKAFHITAMEAYTPERGSGQQSRSPVANSAEANFPEQQSKESKVGHNDGNQDNSGGPKNDKSQANRSSPGVWNLLQFSSVNNTPAVVNNNDTKNLNSQSSEKQAIGNHGARDLDTKDVASSPLKRHHNQHGGKELILDTDGAKISIVND from the coding sequence ATGTCGCACAAAGATATGACTGATAGCGGTGTCAGTCATAACACTGACCACGTAAATGCGATCAACGTCAACGCTTATAGTCCACAGCAACATCAGGGGCTCATCAACGCTGTCATCTCGGTTTTACAAACACCAGAGCAACTCACTATGGTGTCTAAGCAGTACTCGAATGAACGAAATTTGGCGACAGAAGTTCAAGCTTATGCCAAGATTTCTGGTAGAGACTGGACATATTATGTGAAAGGATTAGAAATATCTATTGGGAGAAATACTGACAGCGTTGCAAGCTTGGCTAATGTGGATACAAAAAATGGACCATCTCCAATTGATATCGATTTAGGACCAGCCAAAGTGGTTTCTAGGAAACACGCAGTGATAAAGTTCAATATGCAACATGGTGGATGGGAATTGTTAGTTTTGGGTCGTAATGGAGCTAAAGTtaatttcaagagagtACAAGTGGGTCCAGCAGCACCACCAGTGCTATTATCATCTGGTACTATCCTTGATGTTGGAGGAACTCAAATGATGTTTATCCTTCCGGAGCAAGAACCGTTTGTCTCACAAACGTGTGTAAATCATTTGATCCCAAAACTGGTTTCACGATATGGTACCAACCTAGAAAACCATTATAGCCGTAATGACGTCAATGCATTGCTCTATGATATATTAAAGGAATCTGACTACGTGAAGCGCCAACCTCCTCCACCACAGCAACAACCTCAACACCAAATAAGAACTTTTAAGATGTATGGGAATGGTGGCACCCACAATCGGGAATATAACCAAGGTATGCAGATAGACGCTCCTCGATACATCAATGGTGAAGCCAATCTTCCTGCCGCTGGAGGATTTCTACATTCAGGTGCAGCAAACGACGCGATCAATCAAGCCAATTCAAACCCATCTTACCCAAGCTCCAATGCGTCCGTATCTCAAATGGGTTTTCCACAATCCCTAGATTTCGCCTCCGACTTATCCAGAGATGAGAACAGAAACGTGAAACCACCGCATTCTTACGCTACAATGATTACTCAAGCTATTCTTTCCACCAAAGAAGGTGTTATCTCGTTGGCAGACATTTACAAGTACATCTCGTCAAACTATGCTTATTACAGATTCGCCAAGACTGGTTGGCAAAATTCCATCAGGCACAACCTATCCCTAAATAAAGCTTTTGATAAAGTTCCAAGGCGACCAAATGAACCGGGAAAGGGTATGAAATGGAAAATTAGCGACGATTATCAACGAGATTTTTTGAATAAGTGGAATGCAGGAAAAATTGGTAAAGTAAGGCGTGGCTCATCGGTCGCTAGACAACTTCAGCTGCATTTGTCGAAATATAACTCTTTGCCTTCACAGGTGGAGTATACTCCCGAACACACTGTCATAAAGCAACAAAATATGCAACAAAATATGCCACAAACTGCAAAGATTATAACCCATGCAGACCATGAGCAATCTCAGCATCAGTGGCACTCACAAATGGAGTCCGCTCTATCTGTTTCTCCAGAAGCTCCTTCTCCAATACCGTCACGACAAAATATACAGCATTCAAGCCAGCAACAGgaccaacaacaacagccGCCATTTCGCCCTTCGCATTTGATGCCACCGCCCAATTCGGGACCTCGAGTAAATCAAAACCCTACTAATAATGCACTCGTGTCTTTTAACAACGCATCTTCATCTACTGTCCCTGGTACTTCATCCGGTGGTTCATTTTCGAGCGCTGCCAGGAAAATTACACCAATTATTACAAATACCTCATCAGCACCTCAAGCATCTCCCACTCACGGTACATTATTACGTTCCCCAACCAAGGCTTTTCATATAACAGCCATGGAGGCTTACACTCCAGAACGCGGTAGTGGGCAGCAGAGCAGGTCACCAGTCGCCAATAGCGCTGAGGCAAACTTCCCTGAACAACAAAGTAAAGAGAGCAAGGTTGGACACAACGATGGGAACCAAGATAACTCCGGTGGTCCAAAGAATGATAAGTCACAGGCAAATAGAAGCTCGCCAGGAGTCTGGAATTTGTTGCAATTTAGTTCTGTAAACAACACCCCTGCTGTTGTGAACAATAACGATACCAAGAATCTTAACTCGCAGAGCTCTGAGAAACAAGCAATCGGTAATCATGGAGCAAGAGATTTGGACACAAAGGATGTTGCTTCATCGCCGTTGAAGAGACACCATAATCAACATGGTGGCAAAGAGCTAATTTTGGATACTGATGGCGCTAAAATTAGTATAGTTAATGATTAA